In Candidatus Cohnella colombiensis, one DNA window encodes the following:
- a CDS encoding catalase, with product MDNSSKNGGPLDNSEELLLTTRQGHPVTDNQNIKTIGSRGPGTLENYHFIEKITHFDRERVPERVVHARGAGAHGVFEAYGKVKDEPVSKYTRAKLLQAAGKTTPVFVRFSTVIHGNHSPETLRDPRGFAVKFYTEDGNWDLVGNNLKIFFIRDAMKFPDMIHAFKPDPITNVQDMERFFDFVSLSPEATHMITFLFSPWGIPANYRQMQGSGVNTYKWVNQAGEAVLVKYHWEPLNQGIKNMLQTEANDIQALSFNHATLDLYQAIEQGNYPEWELCVQIMSDDEHSELDFDPLDDTKLWPTDQFPFLPIGKMTLNRNPVDYFVEVEQAAFGTGVLVDGLEFSDDKMLQGRTLSYSDTQRYRVGTNYLQLPINSPKARVATNQSGGTMAPRADRGQDQNPHINYEPSSLGGLHEAPRMGKDYEPQYNAKRTSKQIERTNDFKQAGDTYRSFDNGERDELINNLVDALAQCSKGIQNRMLQHLSEADAEYGKRVADGLLHNAQNKVESGQIDPKKGVDLANESGHNADPY from the coding sequence ATGGATAACAGCAGCAAAAACGGGGGACCACTCGACAATTCTGAAGAGCTCCTACTGACAACACGACAAGGGCATCCCGTCACTGACAATCAGAACATTAAGACGATTGGATCACGAGGTCCAGGCACACTTGAAAATTATCATTTCATCGAGAAAATAACACACTTTGACAGAGAGCGTGTACCTGAGAGAGTTGTACATGCTCGTGGTGCGGGAGCACATGGGGTGTTTGAAGCATACGGCAAAGTCAAAGACGAGCCGGTCTCCAAGTATACGAGAGCTAAGCTGTTGCAAGCGGCGGGAAAGACGACACCTGTTTTTGTGCGCTTCTCTACCGTTATTCATGGTAATCATTCACCGGAGACATTGCGGGACCCGCGCGGATTCGCTGTGAAGTTCTACACTGAGGATGGCAACTGGGATCTCGTAGGCAACAACTTGAAAATTTTCTTTATTCGAGATGCGATGAAATTTCCAGACATGATTCACGCCTTCAAACCTGATCCGATCACGAATGTACAGGACATGGAGCGCTTCTTCGACTTCGTCTCTTTATCACCAGAAGCAACACATATGATCACATTTCTTTTTTCCCCATGGGGAATTCCTGCTAACTATCGTCAAATGCAGGGGTCAGGTGTAAATACATATAAGTGGGTTAATCAAGCCGGAGAGGCAGTACTTGTAAAGTATCATTGGGAGCCGCTCAACCAGGGCATTAAAAACATGCTGCAGACAGAAGCGAACGACATTCAGGCGCTTTCGTTTAATCATGCAACTCTTGATCTCTATCAAGCAATAGAGCAAGGAAATTATCCGGAGTGGGAGCTTTGTGTGCAAATCATGAGTGACGACGAGCATTCGGAGTTAGACTTTGATCCATTAGATGACACGAAGTTGTGGCCGACTGACCAATTTCCTTTTCTCCCGATAGGAAAAATGACGTTAAACCGCAATCCCGTAGACTATTTCGTTGAAGTTGAGCAAGCAGCGTTCGGTACGGGGGTGCTTGTCGATGGGCTAGAGTTCTCGGACGATAAAATGTTGCAAGGTCGCACGCTATCCTATTCGGATACGCAGCGCTATCGTGTAGGCACGAACTATTTGCAACTGCCAATCAATTCTCCAAAAGCGCGCGTTGCGACAAATCAATCCGGTGGGACGATGGCGCCTCGTGCAGATCGCGGTCAGGATCAAAATCCGCATATCAACTACGAACCGTCGTCATTGGGCGGATTGCATGAAGCTCCACGGATGGGGAAAGATTACGAGCCGCAATATAACGCCAAGCGGACGAGCAAGCAGATTGAGCGGACGAACGACTTCAAGCAAGCGGGCGACACGTATCGTTCGTTCGACAATGGGGAGCGCGACGAACTGATTAACAACTTAGTCGATGCACTCGCACAATGCAGCAAAGGCATTCAAAATCGAATGCTACAGCACCTATCCGAAGCAGATGCGGAATATGGCAAGCGTGTCGCCGATGGATTGCTTCATAACGCACAAAATAAAGTTGAGAGCGGCCAAATCGACCCCAAAAAGGGCGTTGATCTCGCAAACGAATCTGGTCATAACGCGGACCCTTATTAA
- a CDS encoding flavin reductase family protein: MRSFAAKELSQKDNYKLLIGSILPRPIAFVTTLGQGGVVNAAPYSYFNIVTANPALISISVQRRNGQLKDTSRNALASGEFVVHISDESYIDQVNVTAANVGPEESEISLAGLTLTPSEQVKVPGVAEARIRMECVLERAIELGGTEDAPACDLLIGRVVHYHVDDALLDHGRIDAAMLKPVSRLAGDAYSRLGEQFTLVRPE; this comes from the coding sequence GTGAGATCATTTGCTGCGAAAGAGCTTAGTCAGAAGGACAATTACAAGCTTTTGATCGGCAGTATCCTACCTCGTCCGATCGCCTTTGTGACTACTTTAGGGCAGGGTGGCGTTGTGAACGCGGCACCATATAGTTACTTTAATATTGTGACAGCGAATCCTGCGCTGATCTCCATTTCTGTTCAGAGAAGGAACGGTCAGCTTAAAGATACGTCACGAAATGCTCTTGCATCGGGTGAATTCGTAGTCCACATTTCGGATGAATCATACATCGATCAGGTTAATGTGACTGCGGCGAATGTCGGTCCAGAGGAAAGCGAGATTTCGCTTGCGGGCTTGACGCTCACTCCAAGCGAGCAGGTGAAGGTTCCGGGAGTTGCCGAGGCGCGAATTAGAATGGAATGTGTGCTAGAGCGTGCGATTGAGCTAGGTGGAACTGAGGATGCTCCGGCTTGCGATCTGCTCATTGGACGTGTTGTCCATTATCATGTCGATGATGCGTTGCTGGATCACGGTCGAATCGACGCTGCGATGCTCAAGCCAGTCAGTCGTCTGGCAGGCGATGCCTACTCCAGGCTCGGTGAGCAGTTCACACTCGTAAGACCGGAGTGA